A single region of the Duganella sp. BuS-21 genome encodes:
- a CDS encoding DNA polymerase III subunit chi — protein sequence MTRIDFHTNVPDKLDYACRLARKAWAANNRVVVLTDDETQLAELNAAMWNFSAVDFLPHVSADDALAAHTPILLTASDEAELPHTHKELLVNLSRRTPSQLTQFARMIEVISSDEDDAAAGRKRYVAYKQQDYPLTHFVTGKS from the coding sequence ATGACACGCATCGACTTCCACACCAATGTACCGGACAAGCTGGACTACGCCTGCCGCCTCGCGCGCAAGGCCTGGGCCGCCAACAACCGTGTGGTGGTGTTGACCGACGATGAAACGCAACTGGCGGAACTTAACGCGGCGATGTGGAATTTTTCCGCCGTTGATTTCCTGCCGCATGTGTCGGCGGACGATGCGCTGGCGGCGCACACGCCGATTTTATTGACCGCCTCCGATGAGGCGGAATTACCACACACGCACAAAGAATTATTGGTCAATCTGTCGCGCCGGACGCCATCGCAATTGACGCAGTTCGCGCGCATGATCGAAGTGATTTCCTCGGACGAGGATGATGCGGCTGCCGGCCGTAAGCGTTATGTCGCATACAAGCAGCAAGACTATCCACTTACCCACTTTGTCACAGGAAAATCATGA
- a CDS encoding branched-chain amino acid ABC transporter substrate-binding protein, with protein MQFKFIPLAIALAFAGSAGAQEVIKIGHVGPVSGPSAHLGKDNENGAKMAVEELNAKGFKIDGKPVKFVLQLEDDGSDPKQGTAVAQKLVDAKVNGVIGHLNSGTSIPASKIYHDAGIPQISPATTQTKYTQQGFKSVFRVVANDAKLGGSLGSYAITKLGAKKIAVIDDRTAYGQGVADEFMKAAKKAAPGAEFTKEFTNDKATDFNAILTKIKAKNPDLVFFGGMDSVGGPLLRQMKALGINAKYMGGDGICTESLPKLAGTAAANGVVTCAEAGGVTAEQQKNMDDFVARYKKKYNADVQIYSPYVYDAVMTLATAMQEAKSSQPAKYLPFLQKIKYQGVTGLIAFDDKGDIKDGSLTLFTYTDGKKTKIEVIK; from the coding sequence ATGCAGTTCAAATTCATTCCTCTCGCCATAGCCCTGGCTTTTGCCGGTAGCGCTGGTGCGCAAGAAGTGATTAAGATCGGTCACGTCGGTCCAGTCTCCGGTCCTTCCGCACACTTGGGCAAGGACAATGAAAACGGCGCCAAGATGGCGGTTGAAGAATTGAACGCCAAAGGCTTCAAGATCGACGGCAAACCAGTCAAGTTCGTGCTGCAGCTGGAAGACGACGGCAGCGATCCGAAACAGGGCACGGCGGTGGCGCAGAAGCTGGTTGACGCCAAAGTCAACGGCGTGATCGGCCACCTGAATTCCGGCACCTCTATCCCCGCCTCCAAGATTTACCACGACGCCGGCATCCCGCAAATCTCGCCGGCCACCACCCAGACCAAATACACACAGCAAGGCTTCAAGTCGGTGTTCCGCGTGGTGGCCAACGACGCCAAGCTGGGCGGCTCGCTGGGCAGCTACGCCATCACCAAACTGGGCGCGAAAAAGATCGCCGTCATCGACGATCGCACCGCCTACGGCCAGGGCGTGGCCGATGAGTTCATGAAGGCCGCCAAGAAGGCTGCGCCGGGCGCCGAGTTCACCAAGGAATTCACCAACGATAAGGCGACCGACTTCAACGCCATTCTCACCAAGATCAAGGCCAAGAATCCGGACCTGGTCTTCTTCGGCGGCATGGACTCGGTCGGCGGCCCGCTGCTGCGCCAGATGAAGGCGCTGGGCATCAACGCCAAGTACATGGGCGGCGACGGCATCTGCACCGAATCGTTGCCCAAGCTGGCCGGGACGGCGGCCGCCAACGGCGTGGTCACCTGCGCTGAGGCGGGCGGCGTCACCGCCGAGCAGCAAAAGAACATGGACGACTTCGTCGCCCGCTACAAGAAGAAATACAACGCCGACGTGCAGATCTACTCGCCGTATGTGTACGACGCCGTCATGACGTTGGCCACCGCCATGCAGGAAGCCAAGTCCTCGCAGCCGGCCAAGTACCTGCCCTTCCTGCAGAAGATCAAGTACCAGGGCGTTACCGGCCTGATCGCGTTTGACGACAAGGGCGACATCAAGGACGGCTCGCTGACCCTGTTCACCTACACGGACGGCAAGAAGACCAAGATCGAAGTCATCAAATAA
- a CDS encoding c-type cytochrome, whose amino-acid sequence MKRHLMMAGVVLASALASQTAMADAGGDLAKAKNCMACHAVATKLVGPAYKDVAAKYAGQKDAEAKLVTKVMKGGSGTWGAIPMPANPQVSEAEAKTLVKWVLAQK is encoded by the coding sequence ATGAAACGACATTTGATGATGGCTGGAGTAGTACTGGCTTCGGCGCTGGCTTCGCAGACCGCCATGGCGGACGCGGGCGGCGACCTGGCCAAGGCGAAAAACTGCATGGCGTGCCACGCGGTTGCCACCAAGCTGGTTGGCCCTGCGTACAAGGACGTAGCCGCTAAATACGCTGGCCAGAAAGACGCCGAAGCCAAGCTGGTGACCAAGGTCATGAAGGGCGGCTCGGGCACCTGGGGTGCGATCCCGATGCCGGCCAATCCGCAAGTCAGCGAAGCGGAAGCCAAGACCCTGGTGAAATGGGTGCTGGCACAGAAGTAA
- a CDS encoding TIGR04438 family Trp-rich protein yields MPLILLIVALVALRYFEVWKFAELSWWAIGALMVVAFLWFEFLEPMLGFDKRRAHNEDERRRKERVTKTFDKK; encoded by the coding sequence ATGCCACTGATCCTATTGATCGTCGCTCTGGTTGCGCTGCGCTACTTTGAAGTGTGGAAATTTGCCGAATTATCCTGGTGGGCGATCGGCGCCCTGATGGTGGTTGCATTCCTGTGGTTTGAGTTCCTGGAACCGATGCTCGGCTTCGATAAGCGCCGCGCCCACAACGAAGATGAGCGGCGACGCAAGGAGCGCGTCACCAAAACCTTCGATAAGAAATGA